A section of the Paenibacillus odorifer genome encodes:
- a CDS encoding chorismate mutase gives MKRMPFVRPTEHYDLQIKDIDEQICALIKQRKEISNNNPGFPPFESISKWAENYELYEDFLKAVFGTLLSEEHFKPMVEPIDFRKHIAVLKSIEKDELFYTLTSIRQYSNASVVTLNIDWDMTTELPANSHSHSFFELFIGEEYDSRMTNGGSSTGQASYNYVISPPLSDDPSGVTLEFRKYGKPFKNNETGDQIVFRL, from the coding sequence ATGAAAAGGATGCCGTTTGTACGACCAACTGAACATTACGATCTGCAAATTAAGGATATCGACGAGCAAATATGTGCATTGATCAAGCAACGAAAGGAAATCTCGAATAATAATCCAGGATTCCCACCGTTTGAATCTATCTCTAAATGGGCAGAAAATTATGAGCTCTATGAGGATTTTTTGAAAGCGGTATTTGGGACATTGCTAAGTGAAGAGCATTTTAAACCGATGGTTGAGCCAATTGATTTTAGAAAACATATTGCAGTTCTTAAATCAATTGAGAAAGATGAATTATTTTATACACTGACCTCTATACGTCAATACAGTAATGCTAGTGTGGTCACCCTTAATATAGATTGGGACATGACAACTGAGCTTCCAGCAAATTCTCATAGCCATAGCTTTTTCGAGCTGTTTATAGGAGAAGAATATGATAGTCGAATGACGAATGGCGGAAGTTCAACCGGACAAGCTTCTTATAATTACGTGATTTCTCCACCGCTTTCTGACGATCCTTCAGGCGTTACATTAGAGTTCAGGAAATATGGTAAACCCTTCAAGAACAATGAGACAGGAGATCAAATTGTTTTTAGGCTGTAG
- the csaA gene encoding chaperone CsaA, translated as MVTIDDFLKLDVRVGTIIKAEFFAKAKIPAIKLQIDFGPDIGSKTSSAQITKRYRPEEIVGQQIIGVVNFPARNIAGFLSEVLVLGGIPDKGDVVLLKPDIKLPNGTPIG; from the coding sequence ATGGTAACTATTGATGATTTTTTGAAACTTGATGTTCGTGTTGGAACGATTATTAAAGCGGAGTTTTTTGCAAAAGCAAAAATACCTGCGATTAAACTCCAAATTGATTTTGGACCCGATATCGGAAGCAAAACATCAAGTGCACAGATTACTAAACGATATAGGCCTGAAGAGATTGTAGGGCAACAAATCATTGGGGTAGTTAACTTCCCTGCTCGAAATATAGCGGGTTTCCTATCAGAAGTATTAGTTCTTGGAGGAATACCGGATAAAGGGGATGTGGTTCTCTTGAAGCCAGATATTAAATTACCTAATGGGACACCTATTGGGTAA
- a CDS encoding DMT family transporter produces the protein MVSSNKPPILFHPFILLFISILSVSISSIMIKLSDTPTSVAGMYRLFISVIIMLCFTSGKMARSAEMNKKDWAIVVLSGLFLGLHFLFWMESLVYTSVASSMVILSLQPLFVMMGSYFLFKEHVNLLTVFCLIVALLGSIVIAWGDIWVSKDALIGDALSLIGTFCASVYLLAGQKVSGKINANIYSIFVFFIGGTVMLVYNLINNVSLINYASSDWIYFLLLAIIPTIFGQYIFNLLLKSIGATTVSVGIIGEPVLAIVLAYLLLGETMSLFQLLGGIITLLGMGMYFWSKSLKYNIQNK, from the coding sequence ATGGTTAGTTCAAATAAACCGCCTATACTATTTCATCCGTTTATTCTGTTATTTATCAGTATTTTGTCCGTTTCTATCTCTTCAATCATGATTAAACTATCAGATACACCTACTTCAGTGGCCGGGATGTATAGATTGTTTATTTCTGTAATCATCATGCTCTGTTTTACATCTGGGAAAATGGCTCGTTCTGCTGAGATGAATAAAAAAGATTGGGCCATCGTTGTTTTATCCGGCCTATTTCTAGGGTTACACTTTTTATTCTGGATGGAATCATTGGTCTATACTTCAGTTGCAAGCTCCATGGTGATCTTATCGTTACAGCCGCTATTTGTTATGATGGGGTCTTACTTTTTATTCAAAGAACATGTTAACCTGCTAACCGTTTTTTGCCTGATTGTTGCTCTTTTAGGTTCGATTGTTATTGCATGGGGAGACATATGGGTTTCGAAAGATGCACTAATCGGCGATGCTTTATCGTTAATTGGCACATTCTGCGCTTCAGTCTATCTGTTGGCCGGGCAAAAAGTAAGCGGCAAAATCAATGCAAATATATACAGCATTTTCGTCTTTTTTATTGGTGGTACTGTTATGCTCGTGTACAATTTGATAAATAATGTCTCATTAATTAATTATGCTTCATCAGATTGGATTTATTTTTTGCTTCTTGCAATAATTCCAACTATTTTTGGTCAATACATCTTTAACCTTTTGTTAAAGTCGATTGGAGCAACTACTGTCTCGGTTGGGATTATTGGTGAGCCTGTTCTTGCCATTGTCCTTGCATACCTATTATTAGGGGAAACTATGTCATTATTCCAGCTTTTAGGCGGCATAATAACCTTACTCGGTATGGGAATGTATTTTTGGTCGAAATCTTTAAAGTACAACATTCAAAATAAGTAA
- a CDS encoding ankyrin repeat domain-containing protein produces MGKKKKTLPANFAELVKTNDMSALKEVFELCEWDARGGYSKGTALSFRQIPDEMVSWLVEQGADINAADNYKRTPLHAQAATWSGNVPLLLELGADMEALDYQNETPLHSAAASYKTKVVRDLVVRGANVHAENNRKNTPLAKGLLQCRNIDIVHMAEISRIMLDAGAVITPEMKESVRRIGKDFEFVRTNYNKDRLDETANALLELYRQFDVEPIAKLVRHDGISPIKVTAAAWPAQHQELWDFLVPASGHAITVQGEVIRITGRVSHEILNNGGGNWDADYRKMLDALMRHFSTGTPLTPVLLQEAAALAKRFRNIAGNEQPARLCELAVQWVLANPQPISMTQPDYSR; encoded by the coding sequence ATGGGCAAAAAGAAAAAAACATTACCCGCCAATTTTGCCGAGCTGGTTAAAACGAATGATATGTCTGCCTTAAAAGAGGTATTTGAGCTATGCGAATGGGATGCCCGTGGGGGTTACAGCAAAGGTACCGCCCTCAGCTTCCGGCAAATACCGGATGAAATGGTTTCCTGGCTTGTGGAGCAGGGTGCTGACATCAACGCTGCCGACAACTATAAGCGTACCCCTCTTCATGCTCAGGCTGCAACCTGGTCCGGAAATGTCCCCTTACTCCTTGAGCTAGGTGCAGATATGGAAGCCCTGGATTACCAGAATGAGACACCGCTGCACTCAGCAGCTGCTTCTTACAAAACAAAAGTAGTGCGGGATCTGGTGGTACGCGGCGCAAATGTCCATGCAGAAAATAACCGAAAAAACACACCTCTCGCCAAAGGATTATTACAATGCCGGAATATCGATATAGTTCACATGGCAGAAATCTCGCGTATTATGCTAGATGCAGGAGCAGTAATCACGCCGGAGATGAAGGAATCCGTGCGGCGTATCGGCAAGGATTTTGAATTCGTCAGAACAAATTACAATAAAGATCGACTGGATGAAACGGCAAATGCTCTCCTGGAGCTGTACCGGCAATTTGATGTCGAGCCTATAGCGAAACTGGTGAGACATGATGGAATCTCTCCTATCAAGGTAACGGCAGCCGCATGGCCCGCACAGCACCAAGAGCTGTGGGATTTTCTCGTCCCTGCTTCAGGACACGCGATAACGGTGCAGGGTGAGGTTATCCGCATCACAGGGCGGGTGTCTCATGAAATCCTTAATAATGGCGGAGGAAACTGGGATGCCGATTACCGTAAAATGCTGGATGCACTGATGCGGCATTTTAGCACGGGGACGCCTTTAACGCCCGTCCTTCTTCAAGAGGCAGCTGCACTCGCCAAACGGTTCCGCAACATCGCTGGCAATGAGCAACCAGCCAGATTATGCGAGCTGGCGGTGCAATGGGTACTTGCCAATCCTCAGCCCATTTCTATGACACAACCCGATTATTCCCGTTAA
- a CDS encoding hydrolase, whose protein sequence is MEELTSLASESIEASKTALVVIDLQQGIVHSPKQGPNTSAQVVENASKLAQSFTEKGGFVVLVRVSWLDGQDMLKPKTDLQMNSVTFPEGWDNIVPELANIKNAHLISKRQWGAFFGTDLDLQLRRRGIDTIVLCGISTSIGVDTTAREAYQLGYHQVFVEDAMTAMVKEEHDYVCKTIFPRIGKIRSSDEVISMLK, encoded by the coding sequence ATGGAAGAATTAACAAGCTTAGCATCTGAAAGTATTGAGGCAAGTAAAACGGCGCTAGTCGTGATCGACCTGCAACAAGGAATTGTCCACAGTCCAAAGCAGGGGCCGAATACAAGTGCTCAGGTGGTTGAGAATGCCAGCAAATTAGCTCAATCCTTTACGGAGAAAGGGGGATTTGTTGTTCTAGTGAGGGTGTCATGGCTAGATGGGCAAGATATGCTTAAACCTAAAACTGATTTACAAATGAATTCTGTCACCTTTCCAGAAGGTTGGGACAACATCGTGCCAGAATTAGCGAATATCAAAAATGCACATCTGATTTCCAAACGTCAGTGGGGGGCATTTTTCGGTACAGATCTTGATTTGCAGTTACGGCGCCGCGGAATAGATACGATCGTATTATGTGGTATTTCTACCTCGATTGGTGTGGATACTACTGCAAGAGAAGCTTATCAGCTTGGTTATCATCAAGTTTTTGTAGAAGACGCTATGACCGCGATGGTAAAAGAAGAGCATGATTATGTATGCAAAACTATCTTCCCTCGTATAGGTAAGATCCGGTCGAGCGATGAAGTAATATCCATGTTGAAATAG
- a CDS encoding YjcZ family sporulation protein — protein MNPWTSTGTILVLYILLVIILKTCWI, from the coding sequence ATTAATCCTTGGACATCAACGGGTACGATTCTTGTGCTTTACATTCTCCTCGTCATTATCCTTAAAACTTGTTGGATCTAG
- a CDS encoding GNAT family N-acetyltransferase: MPDESTRLRVLNIFFHRYIEMLYPYSDLLTTSTNFEAVALVFHLERQTGTLISNVRYMKQIVLAIIKSLPICRIIGVRGFIRGLSILRSMSSLWLSMFGDQKVKHLDMLAVQEQYRGQGYVSKIMTPLLAECRVNNTLCTLETQTPSNLPIYEHYHFRTVKVIPLPNSPLEQYCMAFTQGVAE, translated from the coding sequence TTGCCTGATGAATCAACCAGATTACGCGTGTTGAATATTTTTTTTCATCGTTACATTGAGATGTTGTATCCATATTCGGATTTACTAACGACTTCTACTAACTTTGAAGCAGTGGCTTTAGTGTTCCATTTGGAGCGTCAGACAGGGACATTGATTTCGAACGTCAGGTATATGAAACAGATAGTCCTTGCGATCATCAAGTCATTACCGATCTGCCGAATCATTGGGGTGCGAGGATTTATACGTGGTTTATCTATTTTGCGTAGTATGAGTTCTTTATGGTTATCAATGTTTGGGGATCAGAAGGTTAAACATTTGGATATGCTTGCAGTGCAAGAACAATATCGAGGCCAAGGATATGTATCAAAAATCATGACACCGCTGCTCGCGGAATGTCGTGTGAACAATACATTATGCACGTTAGAGACACAGACGCCGAGCAACTTGCCCATTTATGAGCATTATCATTTCCGTACGGTTAAAGTCATTCCTCTACCTAATAGCCCACTTGAGCAGTATTGTATGGCGTTTACGCAAGGAGTTGCTGAGTAG
- a CDS encoding ATP-binding protein: MSAVTMSLCIAKPIRLEIGYIFDLRYIPFIIVALFGGYRNVFPLYIILNAYRFYVGGDGVFYSFLFATAILILVPLYKNRFLKLPSKGRVIAANLIALLIMGVYLFILGLVQDSLDRQFWILSLNALTTHVGVMSVIMILIEKIISNIKNRERIVQSERLNVVSELAASVSHEIRNPLTVTSGFLQLLNKSKTMTPEEKGFVELSLQELQRAEKIVSDYLSFAKPQSENMVYSNMKAESEYTKNIIMPYATMHKVDVQFNFNNSLNKNYDRNQIQQCLINLYKNGIEAMKETDGGTLFIDIFEKKQNIMISIKDNGVGMTKDEISRLGKPYYSTKAEGTGLGMLMVYSTVDKVKGNIEVDSEKGKGTTFLITIPT; encoded by the coding sequence ATGTCAGCAGTGACCATGAGTCTCTGTATCGCTAAACCTATCAGACTAGAAATTGGCTATATTTTTGATTTAAGGTACATTCCGTTTATTATTGTGGCACTCTTTGGAGGATATAGGAATGTTTTTCCTCTATATATTATTTTGAATGCGTACAGATTCTATGTGGGTGGAGATGGCGTATTTTATTCGTTTCTATTTGCGACGGCGATTCTGATTTTGGTGCCGTTATATAAAAACAGATTTTTAAAATTACCATCGAAAGGTCGTGTGATTGCGGCAAATCTGATTGCTTTGCTAATTATGGGGGTTTATCTGTTTATTTTAGGTTTGGTTCAGGATTCTTTAGACAGGCAATTTTGGATTCTTTCATTAAATGCTTTGACGACTCATGTTGGGGTGATGAGTGTCATTATGATTTTGATTGAAAAAATTATATCTAATATTAAAAATCGGGAACGGATTGTCCAATCGGAAAGATTAAATGTCGTCAGCGAGCTAGCGGCAAGTGTATCCCATGAAATCAGAAATCCACTTACAGTGACTAGTGGTTTTTTGCAGCTATTAAATAAATCTAAAACAATGACGCCAGAGGAAAAGGGATTTGTAGAGTTGTCTTTACAAGAGCTACAGCGAGCAGAAAAAATTGTAAGTGATTATCTCTCCTTTGCCAAGCCACAATCTGAAAACATGGTTTACTCCAATATGAAGGCAGAATCAGAATATACTAAAAATATCATAATGCCTTATGCCACCATGCACAAAGTAGATGTTCAATTCAATTTTAATAATTCCTTAAATAAAAATTATGACCGGAACCAGATTCAGCAGTGTCTAATTAATTTATATAAAAACGGTATAGAAGCGATGAAGGAAACCGATGGCGGAACGCTATTTATCGATATATTTGAAAAAAAGCAAAATATTATGATCAGTATCAAAGATAACGGAGTCGGCATGACTAAAGATGAAATATCGCGACTCGGTAAACCGTATTATTCTACTAAAGCAGAAGGGACGGGGCTGGGTATGCTTATGGTCTACAGTACCGTCGATAAAGTGAAAGGAAATATTGAAGTCGATAGTGAAAAAGGCAAAGGGACAACATTCCTTATAACCATCCCAACATAG
- a CDS encoding MarR family winged helix-turn-helix transcriptional regulator, whose protein sequence is MDSREPLGLVIRDLHLEIANYLTKLLAPFRLAPEQHLLMALMLEKEGLSQNEIAANLGKDKASVARMIASLESKGYIRKVTSAQDRRAVNVYVTEEGRKLENTINEVTVNLNEIIESGLSASDYSTLKTLLTRVQDNVRGA, encoded by the coding sequence ATGGATTCAAGAGAACCTTTAGGTTTGGTCATTCGAGATTTGCATTTAGAAATAGCAAATTATTTAACAAAGTTACTTGCTCCTTTTCGACTTGCACCTGAACAGCATCTACTTATGGCTCTGATGCTTGAGAAAGAAGGTCTATCTCAGAACGAGATTGCTGCTAATCTTGGTAAGGACAAAGCCAGTGTTGCCAGAATGATCGCCAGCTTAGAGAGCAAAGGTTACATACGCAAAGTAACAAGTGCGCAAGATCGCCGAGCGGTAAATGTATATGTAACAGAAGAAGGACGGAAATTAGAGAATACTATAAATGAGGTGACGGTCAATTTAAACGAAATTATCGAGTCAGGATTATCTGCTTCAGATTACTCAACACTTAAGACTTTGTTAACTCGTGTGCAGGATAATGTAAGAGGTGCTTAG
- a CDS encoding DUF6063 family protein → MSYTLEQVQQASRLFFELLRKKVIPLDDPAAAECLQDAGTYDALQYVAKEGGCRVMNSGHRLHLLVNPLGSVFATNFTQLKNKYSRVERKTHLHIINIIILVFLAEMDQDETHFKSGQDSMSYIQIADQVSSLFQTWIQMDEDGRFSQQWQLDIQAMSKVWTSLYMQTKSQEESDLLTRGAGSRIGLIHEGMKLLEEEKLVFISETEKRIFPREELYERMRYLYHDVDRYQELKSLIGRTLAEKDGATYAAD, encoded by the coding sequence ATGAGTTATACATTAGAACAGGTACAGCAAGCTTCGCGGCTATTTTTTGAATTGCTCCGTAAAAAAGTAATTCCTCTTGATGACCCTGCAGCGGCAGAATGCCTTCAGGATGCAGGAACTTATGATGCACTTCAGTATGTTGCCAAAGAAGGGGGCTGTCGGGTGATGAATTCCGGGCACCGTCTCCATCTGCTAGTTAATCCGCTGGGGTCAGTGTTTGCAACCAATTTCACCCAGTTAAAGAACAAATATTCACGTGTTGAGCGTAAAACACACTTACATATTATCAATATTATTATTCTGGTTTTTCTGGCCGAAATGGATCAGGATGAGACTCATTTTAAGTCGGGGCAGGACAGTATGTCCTATATTCAAATTGCTGATCAGGTGTCCTCGCTCTTTCAGACGTGGATTCAGATGGATGAGGATGGGCGATTTAGCCAGCAGTGGCAGCTTGATATCCAAGCGATGTCTAAGGTATGGACCAGTCTGTACATGCAGACTAAGAGTCAGGAAGAAAGCGATCTTCTGACCAGAGGCGCAGGCTCACGAATTGGACTGATCCATGAAGGCATGAAACTTCTGGAAGAGGAGAAGCTCGTATTCATCTCTGAGACAGAGAAGCGTATCTTTCCTCGGGAAGAGCTGTATGAGAGAATGCGTTATTTATATCATGATGTCGATCGATACCAGGAATTAAA
- a CDS encoding undecaprenyl-diphosphate phosphatase, translating into MEDIILWLKYLFLGFVQGATEPIPVSSSGHLIIAQKLLGLKQNGLSFEILTNTASLIAICFIFRKDIGRLITGFVQFILTRKEEYKSDFLFSLYIIIGTLPAVIVALLFKDQIEDIFSSVHTVSIALLVTGVALWLIRNLRGRKQDGDLKAKDAVIVGLAQAVALIPGISRSGATVISSIAVGMKQETALRFSFMLYIPVSLGGLVMGASDIAHDPNRSQLAIPYLIAFITTLIVTYFSMRWFMGIMAKGNLKYFSYYCFLAGILLLIFM; encoded by the coding sequence ATGGAAGATATTATACTGTGGCTTAAATACTTGTTTCTAGGGTTTGTTCAAGGGGCAACTGAGCCAATCCCCGTCTCTTCGAGCGGCCATTTGATCATCGCACAGAAATTGCTAGGCTTAAAACAAAATGGGCTATCATTTGAAATCTTAACAAATACGGCTTCACTAATCGCGATTTGTTTTATTTTCCGTAAAGATATCGGAAGATTGATCACTGGATTCGTTCAATTTATTCTGACCCGCAAAGAGGAATATAAGTCAGATTTCCTGTTCTCTTTGTACATCATCATCGGTACCTTGCCTGCGGTAATCGTTGCTTTACTCTTCAAGGATCAGATTGAGGATATCTTCTCGTCAGTTCATACCGTATCCATCGCCTTGCTGGTTACGGGGGTAGCTTTATGGTTGATCCGTAACCTTCGCGGCCGTAAACAAGATGGTGACTTAAAAGCGAAGGATGCAGTTATAGTCGGACTTGCCCAAGCAGTCGCCCTTATTCCTGGGATAAGCCGCTCTGGTGCAACTGTCATCTCTTCCATCGCTGTGGGAATGAAGCAAGAAACTGCTTTACGCTTTTCTTTTATGCTTTATATTCCTGTCAGTTTGGGCGGACTTGTTATGGGCGCATCTGATATTGCCCACGATCCTAACCGCTCGCAGCTAGCAATTCCATACTTGATTGCATTTATTACTACACTTATCGTTACTTATTTCTCCATGCGCTGGTTTATGGGGATTATGGCTAAAGGTAATTTGAAGTATTTCTCTTATTACTGCTTCTTAGCTGGGATACTTCTCCTCATCTTTATGTAA
- a CDS encoding AraC family transcriptional regulator yields the protein MKRQLHEAIQFPDDAFPYIMYTHTNYESIPNGRGVNDLHWHQELQITLVTKGKLTIQVNGINYDLEAGQAIFINKSVLHIVTYLNQEGEYVSFNFPEKLLAFYSESAMEKKYVLPYTNSFLLSLEIKGDKDWHNQILQILWDMKKEFESKKKWGWEYEVSIKTVQLWLILISNFSLSSEESSKYNRLQQERLQLMLSFIHKNYSNNLTLKEIADTAHLSVSECTRGFKKSIHMTPYFYLIKYRINKSCDLLIATDYTITEIAQRVGFNNANHFIQSFKKHLNITPKEFRKIRNERT from the coding sequence TTGAAAAGGCAATTGCACGAAGCCATTCAATTTCCTGATGATGCATTTCCATACATCATGTACACTCATACCAATTATGAATCTATTCCTAATGGCAGAGGGGTTAACGATCTACATTGGCACCAAGAACTACAAATTACTTTAGTGACCAAAGGGAAACTAACCATACAAGTCAACGGAATCAATTATGATTTAGAAGCAGGTCAGGCCATCTTTATTAATAAGAGCGTACTTCATATTGTTACGTACCTTAACCAAGAGGGTGAATATGTTAGTTTTAACTTCCCAGAGAAGTTACTCGCTTTTTATTCTGAAAGTGCAATGGAAAAAAAGTATGTACTTCCGTATACCAATTCATTCTTGTTAAGTTTAGAAATCAAAGGAGATAAGGACTGGCATAATCAAATCCTACAAATTCTTTGGGATATGAAAAAAGAATTTGAATCGAAAAAAAAATGGGGATGGGAGTACGAAGTTTCTATCAAAACTGTCCAGTTATGGTTAATCCTTATATCAAATTTTTCTCTATCCTCTGAGGAATCGTCTAAATATAACAGACTCCAGCAAGAGAGACTACAATTAATGCTTAGTTTTATTCACAAAAACTATTCTAATAATTTGACATTGAAGGAAATAGCAGACACAGCACATCTAAGTGTATCGGAGTGCACTCGAGGTTTTAAGAAAAGTATCCATATGACTCCGTATTTCTACTTAATTAAATATCGCATTAATAAAAGCTGTGATTTGTTAATAGCAACTGACTACACGATAACTGAAATCGCACAGCGAGTTGGTTTCAATAACGCCAATCACTTTATCCAGTCTTTTAAAAAACACTTAAACATAACTCCTAAGGAGTTCAGAAAAATTAGAAATGAACGAACTTAA
- a CDS encoding MDR family MFS transporter, with protein sequence MIMESTSTVQVKRPALMAFSLMLGAFVGLFSETALNMAFTNLMDEFSINASTVQWLTTGYLLVLGILVPISALLMQWFTTRQLFTASLLLSIVGTLIAALSPNFSSLLIARLVQALGTGLLLPLMTNIILIIFPAHKRGTVMGMMGLVIMCAPALGPTLSGLIVDHFGWEYIFWISLPLLLFTLGFGLTFIKNVANITKPKIDILSILLSTLGFGGIVFGFSNFADHSLSEIIVLLPLIIGFISLILFVLRQFKLETPMLNLRVFKYPMFTIGLIMLFLGMMIILSSAILLPLYLKGGLLLSATMAGTLLLPGSVINGAMAPVTGRVFDKYGPKLLLPLGFSITTIAGFLFTRNSTETSSLTFILIHCAMFIGLAMVIMPAQTNGLNQLPVKYYPDGAAVMSTLQQIAGALGTTFAVTLMSSGQTRFANTHPTAAQPEILTAGITHAYLFIAAIAGIGLIISLFVKRIRVY encoded by the coding sequence ATAATCATGGAATCAACATCAACTGTTCAAGTTAAACGTCCCGCCCTTATGGCCTTCTCGCTTATGCTAGGTGCATTCGTCGGGCTATTTAGTGAAACCGCCTTAAACATGGCTTTTACAAATTTAATGGATGAATTTTCAATCAACGCCTCAACGGTTCAATGGCTAACCACAGGATATTTACTTGTATTAGGAATCCTCGTTCCAATATCCGCCCTATTAATGCAATGGTTTACCACTAGACAATTATTCACAGCTTCCTTGCTATTATCTATCGTCGGTACATTAATTGCTGCCCTCTCCCCTAATTTCAGCTCATTATTAATTGCACGTTTAGTGCAAGCCTTAGGGACAGGCTTATTGCTTCCATTAATGACCAATATTATTCTTATTATTTTCCCTGCACATAAACGCGGAACTGTCATGGGAATGATGGGGCTCGTTATTATGTGTGCACCGGCCCTTGGACCTACTCTATCTGGTTTAATTGTAGATCATTTTGGCTGGGAGTATATCTTTTGGATAAGCTTACCTTTATTGTTATTTACATTAGGTTTCGGATTAACATTCATCAAAAATGTAGCCAACATCACAAAACCTAAAATAGATATTTTATCCATCTTGCTTTCTACGCTTGGATTTGGTGGAATCGTCTTTGGTTTTAGTAACTTTGCTGATCATTCTTTGAGTGAAATCATTGTTTTGTTGCCTCTTATTATTGGTTTCATCAGCTTAATCTTGTTTGTATTACGGCAATTTAAATTGGAAACCCCAATGTTGAATTTACGGGTATTTAAATATCCCATGTTTACGATAGGTCTTATAATGCTCTTTTTAGGAATGATGATCATTTTATCTTCTGCAATTTTATTACCTTTATATTTAAAAGGAGGTTTATTGTTATCGGCCACAATGGCTGGTACTCTACTTCTTCCAGGCAGTGTTATTAACGGGGCTATGGCTCCAGTTACGGGTAGAGTATTCGATAAATACGGTCCGAAATTATTGCTGCCGCTTGGATTTTCCATCACAACCATTGCTGGTTTTCTATTTACAAGAAACTCAACTGAAACCAGTAGCCTAACCTTTATTTTAATACACTGCGCAATGTTTATCGGATTAGCAATGGTCATTATGCCCGCTCAAACCAATGGGTTAAATCAATTACCTGTGAAATACTATCCGGATGGGGCTGCTGTTATGAGTACACTTCAGCAAATTGCAGGTGCTCTTGGTACAACGTTCGCTGTTACGCTAATGTCTAGTGGACAAACACGATTCGCAAACACACATCCAACCGCTGCACAGCCTGAAATATTAACCGCTGGAATTACACATGCTTACTTATTTATCGCAGCAATTGCAGGTATAGGATTGATTATATCGTTATTTGTGAAGCGTATTCGAGTGTATTGA
- a CDS encoding DUF421 domain-containing protein → MEIFVTIGVKLVISFFGLWIITFITGRKTLSQLTPLDFLSSLILSEIVGNTIYDDEVKIWHLLFALFIWTALSYLFEKVTTHFVKFGNMAEGRTVLLIDDGIVNQDLLEKYDIEYTQLLFMLRQQNIFSLSEVRYALLETNGSLSVMRKSEDEQSSAFSVTVIDKGRVLEESMRGRAMNKEQIKERVREQGYNCIEDIAYAEYKEDGTLYILPKNKP, encoded by the coding sequence ATGGAGATATTTGTAACTATAGGCGTCAAATTGGTCATCAGCTTTTTTGGTTTGTGGATCATTACCTTTATTACCGGCCGCAAGACGCTTAGTCAATTGACACCACTTGATTTTCTGTCTTCATTGATTTTAAGTGAAATTGTCGGCAATACGATATATGATGATGAGGTGAAGATCTGGCATCTGCTGTTTGCTCTTTTTATTTGGACCGCATTATCTTATCTGTTCGAAAAGGTGACTACCCATTTTGTGAAATTCGGGAACATGGCGGAAGGCCGGACAGTGCTGCTAATTGACGATGGCATAGTGAATCAGGATTTGTTGGAGAAATATGATATTGAGTATACCCAACTGCTGTTCATGCTGAGGCAACAAAATATCTTTTCCCTAAGTGAAGTACGGTATGCTCTGCTCGAAACGAACGGTTCTCTATCGGTAATGCGCAAGTCTGAAGATGAGCAATCTTCTGCTTTTTCCGTTACAGTTATTGATAAAGGCAGGGTACTGGAAGAGTCTATGCGTGGCAGAGCGATGAACAAGGAGCAGATTAAGGAACGCGTCAGAGAGCAGGGCTATAATTGCATTGAGGATATTGCCTATGCTGAATATAAAGAAGACGGAACGCTCTATATCCTTCCCAAAAACAAACCATAA